A genome region from Heyndrickxia acidicola includes the following:
- a CDS encoding Ig-like domain-containing protein has translation MEDWKFYFIRNPITGLQSNFITAFFLIINSNNRTDLPKIKDAGRDVIENWYFPVMAYNGTKPVNSPLILANGTKNTTAYQEKVFTLLEQDSFLGETPLAQYPFSTADFSYQSDNDQNITFNKLEYTLTDQMHASNYLFQAGDHVVVINDTKLRTAPTTSSNPTNLAKNTPLIITGNFVYDQINAENQFVWYPVKTETGTVSGYISSAYITKKLAAPAVSPVDDNDVTITGTAPANDQVRVMNGTFLVGSGQADSNGDFKLGIIHQKAGTELTVTYIDNLNATSLPATVNVLDKTAPAAPSVNTVNNTSSIVTGRTEANATITVTLVGKPYYSKSDSSGIFKVEIPVQNTGTNVFVTSKDTAGNISTVKILTVVRVAPNIPTVNTVKYYSTSITGNTEKNDKVTVKIGSRIYTTIANVSGNYKVSIPKRKVGTKLYVSASDAKSKVSAIRTVTVLK, from the coding sequence TTGGAAGACTGGAAATTTTATTTCATAAGGAATCCTATTACAGGCTTACAATCTAATTTTATCACCGCGTTCTTTTTAATTATCAATTCTAATAACCGGACGGACCTTCCGAAAATAAAGGACGCTGGACGGGATGTCATAGAAAATTGGTACTTCCCTGTCATGGCTTATAACGGCACAAAGCCAGTAAACAGCCCGCTTATTCTGGCGAATGGGACTAAAAATACGACAGCTTATCAGGAAAAAGTGTTTACCCTTCTCGAGCAGGACAGCTTTTTAGGAGAAACACCATTAGCACAATACCCATTCAGCACTGCGGATTTTAGTTATCAGTCTGACAACGATCAAAACATTACGTTCAATAAACTGGAATATACCCTTACTGACCAAATGCATGCTTCTAACTATCTTTTTCAAGCAGGAGACCATGTGGTGGTTATAAATGATACAAAGTTACGTACAGCGCCTACAACCAGTTCTAATCCAACTAATTTAGCCAAAAATACACCTCTTATCATCACTGGAAATTTCGTTTATGATCAAATAAATGCGGAAAATCAGTTTGTCTGGTACCCGGTCAAAACCGAGACAGGAACTGTATCAGGTTATATATCCTCTGCTTATATAACGAAAAAATTGGCTGCACCTGCAGTCAGTCCAGTTGATGATAATGATGTGACGATTACCGGAACTGCTCCTGCCAATGATCAAGTTAGAGTCATGAACGGAACATTCTTGGTTGGCAGTGGACAAGCGGATAGCAATGGGGACTTTAAATTGGGCATCATACATCAAAAAGCTGGGACAGAACTTACGGTTACCTATATTGACAATCTGAATGCAACAAGCCTACCGGCAACTGTTAACGTGTTAGATAAAACGGCTCCAGCAGCCCCGAGCGTCAATACTGTAAACAATACATCTAGTATAGTAACCGGTAGAACAGAAGCTAATGCAACCATAACTGTGACCCTTGTCGGTAAACCTTACTACTCCAAATCGGATAGCTCTGGCATTTTCAAAGTAGAAATCCCAGTTCAAAATACGGGAACCAATGTATTCGTGACCAGCAAAGACACCGCCGGCAATATTAGTACAGTAAAAATATTGACAGTCGTAAGAGTTGCTCCTAACATACCTACTGTTAATACAGTAAAATATTATTCTACATCTATCACAGGAAATACTGAAAAAAATGATAAGGTAACAGTTAAAATTGGAAGTAGGATCTATACCACAATAGCAAATGTATCAGGGAATTATAAAGTATCTATTCCAAAGCGAAAAGTCGGAACCAAATTATATGTGAGCGCGAGTGACGCAAAAAGCAAAGTAAGCGCAATTAGAACTGTTACTGTCTTAAAATAA